Within the Thermoplasmatales archaeon genome, the region AAATAAATTTTATTTTCTTCTGGCTTATATCTAACTGGGAATAAATGAACTGTAACAAAAGTTACATGCTCCATTTTATCATTTAATCCACAACCAATTCTATAGGAATACCATGAACTTGGATAAACTTCGGGACTTGAGTAAAAATCAAGATTTTTTGGACATTCTGCATTTTCTACTGACAAGGGCAACAGTGCTGGAGAAGGACGAATCTCTTTATCTATCTTATATTCATTTATATTTCTTGGAAAAACATTTATATCTATATTGTTTGCACCGAATTCTATTTCAAATGTTTTGCTTATTTTTGGAAGGACAGGATAGCCGCCCTCCTTAAGGTAGGATGAGCCATCAATTTTTATTTCAATGTAATTTTCATCATATTTTTCAACGCTGAATTTTGGCAATGAAATGCTGTAGCCAATTTCCTTCCCGCTGCCTGCTATTGTAAATCCCGCCATGCACAATAAAAACATAATCCCTATAGCAAACATTTTCCTTTTCATTTTCATCCCTAACTAAATAGTTTATGTTTTTATATATTTTACTGGAACGGCACTTTCAACAAATTCTCACCTCTGGATTGTAAATGGCTAAAATGCAGTTAAACATCTTGCTTTGAGGATGTTTTTTAATGCCCATTTATACATGGAGCTCTATCCTAAGTAGTGGCTTGTTCTCGCAATAAACCAAGAAGCTATTAACAAATCTTATTATAGCTATTACCATGCAACGCCTTTATTTTCTGGAATTAGTAAATAATTGGGCAAATTTGTGATACCATCTGCCATGCTTCATTATTCTGCATAGTAAAGAATTATGGCAATCATAATTTCTATCTTTTTCTTGTCCCAGCAAAAGATATTTTTTTCTAACTAATTCTATTAGTTGGTGTGGCATTTCTTATTTTTTAAATTTTCAAATTCTTGATAATGCCTTTGCTGGAACAATAGCAAATTTTTTAAGTATATCAATGATTATAAACAAATGAAAAAAATAAAGCCAGCAAGAAATACATTAATTCTTTTCTTGGGTATAATTTTAATAATTTTTGTCATTCTGGTTGCGCCGTCAATTTATAAAAGTTACAAGGATATCCTGAACCCAAACCCAGATAGCGACGGCGACGGAGTGCCAGATAAAGATGATGCTTTTCCATATGACCCGAAAGAATGGAGGGATAGCGACGGAGATGGTATAGGTGATAATGCAGACAACGATGACGATAATGACGGAGTGCTAGATAGCTTTGATTATCTTCCTTATGACGATGCAAAGATAAAAATTGAGGTGCTTAAGATAAGAATAAAGGATTATCCTCTAATTGGGGATAAGAGTGATATCTTCCTGAAGATATTTATAAATAATAATGAATATAGATTTCCGGAAAAAGGCTATATCACTTTTGATATAGATAAAGATACTTATGTTGAATGTAACATTACACATGATATTGATGACAGTGTTGGCTATCATCAGATAAGAATAGAAATGTACTACAAGACGGTGGCTGGTATAGATAAAAAAATTGATATAAATCCAAAAAAAGATGAAAATTATATAAATATATCATATTATATCGGGAATAAAGTTGGGTATCAATGGCCTACGAATAAAGAGTATGAATGTTATGATGGAAGTGATGATGGGGCAAGAGAAAGAGATGCAATGATCTGCTTTAGAATAGTAACAGTTAGTTAAGATAGGAAAAAGCTAGTAAAAATTTCTAAAGTTCTGACAGTAAAAAAACTAAGAGATTAATATATTGAATTTTTATAATGATATGCGAGCAATAGATGGAAATGCAATTGCCAAAAAAATTGAAGAAGAAATAAATAAAAAAGCGGAAGATAAAGAAATAAAAATTGTTACTTTTGTTGTTGGAACCAATGAAGAATCTCTTCTTTTTGCGGATTTGAAGGATAAAGCTTGCAAGAGGGTAGGAATTGAGCATGAAATTATAGGATTTGACCTCATAAAACAGGAAGAATTTGAAAAAGAAATTGAAAAATTAAATGAGGATGAGCATATTACAGGAATAAACATTCAACTTCCTTTACCAAAAGATTTAGATTATAATAGGCTGGTTAGCAGAATTGATTACGGAAAGGATATAGAGGGAATGCATCCTTTAAATTTGGGAAATATTATTCTTGGGAAAGAAGAAATTACACCATCTACTCCTAAGGCAATTTTGAGGATAATAGAAAATGAAAAATTATCTTTAAAAGGAAAAAATGTTGTTATAATAAATCATAGCAAAATAATTGGCAAACCTCTTGCAATTTTATTGCTCAATAGAGATGCAACAGTAAGTGTGTGCCATGTTTATACAGATGATATTAAAAAATATACAATTAAAGCAGATTTGCTAATAACAGCAACAGGTGTAAAAGGGCTTATAAAGGAAGAGCACATAAAGAAAAATTGCATAGTAATTGATGCTGGAATTAAAAAAGAAAATGGAAAAATATATGGTGATTTAGATGAAAAAGCAGCGAAAAAAGCTCTCGCTTTTACTCCTGTGCCTGGCGGGGTGGGGCCTGTTACAATTGCGTGCATGCTTGAAAATGCAATCATTGCTTATGAAAAAATTCATAAATAGGCGAGCATTTTTCAGCGATGAGAGCTTATTATTTTTATGATATTCCGGCGGTAAAACCAAAAATGGGTTTTAGCAGGGAGGAGATAAAGCATCTTCTCATTTCAATATCTCTTCTATGCATTGCCTTCTCAATAGCAAATTCATTTCCAATCCATGAAAATTTTCGGCTTTTTGTTAATCTTCTACCCTTTTCGTTTCTTGCAGTTCTAACAGCATTTGCTTTTCACGAAATTGCGCATAAGTTTGCTGGAATAAGATATGGCTACTGGTCAGAATACAGGATGTTTCCTTTTGGCTTAATTCTTGCTTTATTACTCAGCTTCCTTGGCTTTGTTTTTGCAGCCCCTGGGGCAGTGCAGATATTTGGAATGCCTACAAGAGAGCATGCTGGTAAAATTTCAATGGCTGGCCCATTTTCAAACATTTTGGTTTCTGCGGTATTTTTATCAATTTCAAAAATAACCAAAATAGAAATAATAGCCCTTATAGCTTCAATAAATGCTTTTCTTGCAATTTTCAATCTGCTGCCAATTCCACCCTTAGATGGAAGAAAAATTCTCTCATGGAGCATGCCCATCTGGCTTTCAATGCTAGTA harbors:
- a CDS encoding bifunctional 5,10-methylenetetrahydrofolate dehydrogenase/5,10-methenyltetrahydrofolate cyclohydrolase, with the translated sequence MRAIDGNAIAKKIEEEINKKAEDKEIKIVTFVVGTNEESLLFADLKDKACKRVGIEHEIIGFDLIKQEEFEKEIEKLNEDEHITGINIQLPLPKDLDYNRLVSRIDYGKDIEGMHPLNLGNIILGKEEITPSTPKAILRIIENEKLSLKGKNVVIINHSKIIGKPLAILLLNRDATVSVCHVYTDDIKKYTIKADLLITATGVKGLIKEEHIKKNCIVIDAGIKKENGKIYGDLDEKAAKKALAFTPVPGGVGPVTIACMLENAIIAYEKIHK
- a CDS encoding site-2 protease family protein, with product MRAYYFYDIPAVKPKMGFSREEIKHLLISISLLCIAFSIANSFPIHENFRLFVNLLPFSFLAVLTAFAFHEIAHKFAGIRYGYWSEYRMFPFGLILALLLSFLGFVFAAPGAVQIFGMPTREHAGKISMAGPFSNILVSAVFLSISKITKIEIIALIASINAFLAIFNLLPIPPLDGRKILSWSMPIWLSMLVTSAILLFLSF